From one Mytilus edulis chromosome 1, xbMytEdul2.2, whole genome shotgun sequence genomic stretch:
- the LOC139529668 gene encoding uncharacterized protein encodes MVFDSIWILFIQVLPVFGGCYYHYQYEYHECNTDVGTIIGAIIGALFGVAVIGAIITTICCCVKTSGIRGHVIQPDTLSKLNQHQHQHTLQQQQLPSKQKKSNKKRSRHKKSSKSKHPLPQPQQIVAYSPPPIYEPGHLPPLLEHSTSYSSIPSQEASHRTPIPHHSTSSSPTLLQEPSHQTPVPHHSTSYSPTLLQEPSHQTPIPHHSSSYSPTLLQEPSHQTSLPQESATFSPTPTYEPGHRTPPPQQSSAYFLLQSQKPDHQSTLSQQSSALSSAPKHETGHMSPLQHTSDANYPLPTQELYNPPSPS; translated from the exons ATGGTTTTTGATTCAATATGGATTTTGTTTATTCAGG TACTTCCGGTGTTTGGTGGTTGTTACTACCACTACCAATACGAATACCATGAATGTAATACTGATGT AGGAACTATCATTGGTGCAATTATTGGTGCTTTGTTTGGAGTAGCCGTTATAGGGGCTATTATCACCACAATATGTTGTTGTGTTAAAACCAGTGGTATTCGTGGTCACGTGATACAACCAGACACTTTATCAAAACTAAATCAACATCAACATCAACACACGCTACAACAGCAGC AATTACCTTCAAAACAGAAGAAAAGCAATAAAAAACGCTCACGTCACAAAAAAAGCTCCAAGAGTAAGCATCCGCTACCACAACCACAACAGATTGTGGCATATTCTCCTCCGCCAATATATGAACCCGGCCACCTTCCACCTCTACTGGAACATAGTACATCATATTCTTCAATACCATCACAGGAAGCCAGTCATCGGACACCGATACCACACCACAGTACGTCCTCTTCTCCAACACTATTACAGGAACCCAGTCATCAGACACCTGTACCACACCACAGTACGTCATATTCTCCAACACTATTACAGGAACCCAGTCATCAGACACCTATACCACACCACAGTTCGTCATATTCTCCAACACTACTACAGGAACCCAGTCATCAGACATCTCTACCACAAGAGAGTGCGACATTTTCTCCAACACCAACATACGAACCCGGTCATCGGACACCTCCACCACAACAAAGTTCGGCATATTTTTTACTACAATCACAGAAACCTGACCATCAGTCAACTCTATCACAACAGAGTTCGGCACTGTCTTCAGCACCTAAACACGAAACAGGCCATATGTCACCTCTACAACACACGAGTGATGCTAATTATCCACTCCCTACACAGGAGCTCTACAATCCTCCTTCTCCATCATAA
- the LOC139529679 gene encoding uncharacterized protein has translation MDLMHRFLYSAFLNLIISVWEANSEYCYYVYSYYYRYYYYECETSGGTIAGAVIGAIIFVIFIAVFIAVCKNKNRTRVTTIHTAPHHGGPTIITQQQQQHGHQPMMYGQYPQPGGVMYNQPPAYPPPQANYPPPQGNYPPKY, from the exons ATGGATCTTATGCATCGTTTTTTGTACTCAGCTTTTCTGAATTTGATAATAAGCG TTTGGGAAGCTAATAGTGAATACTGTTACTATGTCTACTCCTACTACTATCGTTATTATTACTACGAATGTGAAACAAGTGG TGGTACGATAGCTGGTGCTGTAATCGGAGCTATTATCTTTGTAATATTTATTGCTGTCTTTATTGCCGTGTGTAAGAACAAGAATAGAACGAGGGTGACAACTATTCATACAGCACCTCATCATGGTGGACCAACTATTATCACACAGCAGCAACAACAGCACG GTCACCAACCAATGATGTATGGTCAGTATCCACAACCAGGCGGCGTAATGTATAACCAACCACCAGCGTATCCTCCACCTCAGGCAAACTATCCACCTCCACAAGGAAATTATCCACCGAAATACTAA
- the LOC139529686 gene encoding uncharacterized protein, with product MDLIHRLLCSAFLNLVISVNEISGEYCYYVYYNVYGYYYYKCETEVNGGAIAGAVIGVFFGIVFVSTVIGMCKKKCGTRVSTIHPTPHHGGPTVITQQQQQHGPSQMMYGQYGQYPQPGAVMYDQPPAYPPPSQPNYPPKY from the exons ATGGATCTGATACATCGTTTGTTGTGCTCGGCTTTTCTGAACTTAGTAATAAGCG TTAATGAAATAAGTGGCGAATACTGTTACTATGTCTACTATAACGTCTATGGATATTATTACTATAAATGTGAGACTGAAGTAAATGG TGGTGCGATAGCTGGTGCTGTAATCGGAGTTTTCTTCGGTATAGTATTTGTCTCTACCGTTATTGGTATGTGTAAGAAAAAGTGTGGGACAAGAGTTTCAACTATTCATCCAACACCTCATCATGGTGGACCAACTGTTATCACACAACAGCAACAACAACACG GTCCGTCACAGATGATGTATGGCCAGTATGGGCAATATCCACAACCAGGCGCTGTTATGTATGATCAACCACCAGCATATCCACCACCATCGCAACCAAATTATCCACCAAAATACTAA